The following coding sequences are from one Alosa alosa isolate M-15738 ecotype Scorff River chromosome 13, AALO_Geno_1.1, whole genome shotgun sequence window:
- the LOC125306593 gene encoding zinc finger protein 502-like, translating to MDADLANLEQMVMKGEEVTSTDPAEARLEEPYRAIVIPQPPPVIQPYQHESLQCFQCFITFCNSKAKERHMKKSHREEYKQQLQQCDTLFTCYVCDRTFSSSEELTQHQSTHNKEDKPFKCTCKESFRTFSELTSHRRQVCPERQFLCKDCGVTCRSPALLRNHRLAVHSARTDVEDPGDAAKFHRCAKCNAGFTNESELLQHQENHAGSEHCNGGPSPKRPRGRPPKTDSAAAGGVEKQQVKRKKKDEAATADGGKEEAKQAKPRKKKAEAEEGITEAGDETETGAVGTEASTPATAKADSGGARRGRPPKSAPSVKAEEKKPVPRKAHPCGECEESFARPEQLQAHVTRVHTAGRHACPTCGKSFGRESNLKAHQQSHTKDEEEEEKKKPAGRGKR from the exons ATGGATGCAGACTTGGCGAACCTCGAGCAAATGGTTATGAAGGGTGAAGAAGTCACGTCCACGGATCCTGCTGAAGCTAGACTAGAAGAACCTTACCGGGCGATTGTCATCCCACAGCCACCTCCTGTCATACAACCAT ACCAACATGAGAGTCTGCAATGTTTCCAGTGTTTCATTACCTTCTGTAACTCCAAAGCCAAAGAGAGGCACATGAAGAAGAGTCACCGTGAAGAGTACAAGCAACAGCTCCAGCAG TGTGACACACTCTTCACCTGCTATGTGTGTGACCGCACCTTCTCATCTTCTGAGGAGCTGACCCAGCATCAGTCCACACACAACAAGGAGGACAAGCCCTTCAAGTGCACCTGTAAAGAGAGTTTCCGCACCTTCTCTGAG CTAACCAGTCACAGGCGGCAGGTGTGCCCAGAGCGGCAATTCCTTTGCAAAGACTGCGGGGTGACCTGCCGCAGTCCCGCTTTACTGCGGAACCACCGGTTGGCAGTTCACTCGGCACGCACTGACGTGGAAGATCCCGGGGACGCCGCCAAGTTCCACCGCTGCGCCAAATGCAATGCCGGCTTCACCAACGAGTCCGAGCTCCTGCAGCACCAGGAGAACCACGCCGGCAGCGAGCACTGCAACGGAGGCCCGTCCCCCAAGAGACCCCGCGGCAGGCCGCCCAAAACGGACAGCGCCGCCGCTGGCGGAGTGGAGAAGCAGCAGGTGAAGCGGAAGAAGAAGGACGAAGCTGCTACAGCAGACGGGGGGAAGGAGGAGGCAAAACAGGCCAAGCCCAGGAAGAAGAAGGCCGAGGCTGAAGAGGGAATTACTGAAGCAGGGGACGAGACGGAGACCGGTGCTGTCGGCACAGAAGCGTCCACGCCAGCCACGGCTAAAGCAGACAGCGGAGGCGCCAGAAGAGGACGACCCCCGAAGTCTGCACCGAGCGTCAAAGCTGAGGAGAAGAAGCCCGTCCCGCGGAAAGCCCACCCGTGCGGCGAGTGCGAGGAAAGCTTTGCGCGGCCGGAGCAGCTGCAGGCTCACGTGACCCGCGTCCACACGGCCGGCCGACACGCCTGCCCCACCTGCGGCAAGAGCTTCGGCCGCGAGAGCAATCTGAAAGCGCACCAGCAGAGCCACACCAAagacgaggaggaagaggagaagaagaagccagCAGGAAGAGGGAAGAGATAA
- the wu:fe05a04 gene encoding uncharacterized protein wu:fe05a04 gives MASEFTIDIQLTELGFHHIPAFNEELPIKETSQNNSSCNPPNPPAPPERSESPPEPPPEPLESPPAPAKPPQSTSKAPLATSNPTHPSTSKSAPAPSQPTPPVMNSPKTTPPVINPPLDHRLLSVVQQNIHTLPKNLPMAIVPKNLPMAIVPQSGLWTLPSQSTPVMVANIQPQSPQFITVVNKGIVPEKESSTESNAKKESKQSNTKKQSKPTDAEKEPDLLTDDVVVTKQTLALGEKKDDDGKSVSTEKTAFVVRYTDGEQSSAEKKNTAQEVVPEKDGAESQNDANVRQSRANTAQDESDDSEVSEVEEEEEEEEDTDDEDDGQLFAPDAGGEHSCSVCHQTFTNGFLLREHMHLHTGVRPYRCAECGKQFCHLANYRAHLRTHAQAVPIRCRVCQANFETEKQLQQHLESTHFESEFYQCDYCKRIFTCMNDCLLHVQKHKSEVAQPQCAKCGRRFRHEKSLRRHLLKRACQRAFLCSDCGQSFRKKNTLLRHSFSHLGLLPYTCTHCKTHFRLANLYRKHKCKPETIQCVACLSTFASHGDFERALAGVRAALAVLQQQRRDEIRCMECGQTFSAADELKKHAGSHQRVLKCAECGMGFRSALMLMSHMGGHAGQRPCLCQKCGLGFPHQQGYDLHLKDCGVIPPPKVKKTKPAPKKTAKKSHTIAPKDTTPTPPQSKVKETNTVNVPQTHPPEPAMPAVPAMPGQPAEGAWQLRLDKTPPPNTPLVVFLPMSAPVPSNLTVSTAEPQTLVLTDQNSVAASLQPPQTQDSRANMVPNPVLEAAVLDKTAAPLAFPCEQQQLQKLPQPCLNTPVIKKEPEIPGYSEACISSCFGNICDVTSTVQVKKEERGPKSDEVWVSEEKWTTLKGEIKLKDEFKSSDLKTEIQLEDLRLPAVIKKSDAFGDDSGQHLERSNLLMSDVNISSSENLEQSHLLITDVRSESRVEDCFKSTGERTRQGETETSSQAPGHLDSPLDLRLTVNHSDRSPEAQSEENTIGKVNGETVAQGHSRHELEANKKVTEDSYFTSVEVDLRDEHRDEDEEEEGEPHECVTCGKIILEGDLIEHYMEHAMQGDQDLAKSPTLPPSPAGSLLSSTSSYSPSVSAFSSPNATPPASPPSKRLRSSVK, from the exons ATGGCATCTGAATTTACCATAGACATCCAGCTTACAGAGTTGGGTTTCCATCATATTCCTGCATTCAATGAGGAGTTACCCATAAAAGAGACATCACAAAACAATTCTTCATGCAATCCACCAAATCCCCCAGCACCTCCAGAACGTTCAGAATCACCTCCAGAACCACCTCCAGAACCTTTGGAATCACCTCCAGCACCTGCTAAACCACCTCAATCAACTTCAAAAGCACCTCTAGCAACTTCTAATCCAACTCATCCATCAACTTCAAAATCAGCTCCAGCACCTTCTCAACCAACTCCTCCTGTGATGAATTCTCCTAAAACAACTCCTCCAGTAATAAATCCTCCTCTGGACCACCGTCTGCTTTCTGTGGTTCAGCAGAACATTCATACTCTTCCCAAAAATTTGCCCATGGCCATAGTGCCCAAAAATTTGCCTATGGCCATAGTGCCCCAGAGTGGCCTGTGGACACTCCCTTCTCAGTCTACCCCAGTCATGGTGGCGAATATTCAGCCTCAGTCTCCCCAATTTATAACAGTCGTCAACAAGGGCATAGTTCCTGAAAAAGAAAGTTCTACCGAGTCAAACGCTAAAAAAGAGTCTAAGCAGTCAAACACTAAAAAGCAGTCTAAGCCAACGGACGCTGAAAAGGAGCCGGATCTTCTAACCGATGACGTTGTAGTCACAAAACAGACATTGGCTCTGGGAGAGAAAAAGGACGATGATGGCAAATCGGTAAGCACTGAGAAGACGGCCTTTGTGGTTCGTTACACGGATGGCGAGCAGAGcagtgctgaaaaaaaaaacactgcacagGAGGTCGTGCCCGAGAAAGATGGGGCTGAATCCCAGAATGATGCAAATGTTCGTCAGAGTCGGGCAAACACTGCTCAGGATGAGAGTGATGACAGTGAGGTTtctgaggtggaggaggaagaggaggaggaagaggacactgatgatgaggatgatggcCAGCTGTTTGCTCCAG ATGCGGGGGGAGAACACAGTTGCAGCGTGTGTCATCAGACCTTCACCAACGGCTTCCTCCTCCGCGAGCACATGCACCTTCACACGGGCGTGCGTCCCTACCGCTGCGCTGAGTGTGGCAAGCAGTTCTGCCACCTGGCTAACTACCGCgctcacctgcgcacccatgcCCAGGCTGTGCCCATCCGCTGCCGCGTGTGCCAGGCCAACTTCGAGACGGagaagcagctgcagcagcacttGGAGAGCACGCACTTCGAGAGCGAGTTCTACCAGTGCGACTACTGCAAACGCATCTTCACGTGCATGAACGACTGCCTGCTGCACGTGCAGAAGCACAAGAGCGAGGTGGCGCAGCCGCAGTGCGCCAAGTGCGGCCGCCGCTTCAGGCACGAGAAGTCTCTCCGGCGCCACCTGCTGAAGCGCGCGTGCCAGCGCGCCTTCCTCTGCTCGGACTGCGGCCAGAGCTTCCGCAAGAAGAACACGCTGCTGCGCCACAGCTTCTCGCACCTGGGCCTGCTGCCGTACACGTGCACGCACTGCAAGACGCACTTCCGGCTGGCCAACCTCTACCGCAAGCACAAGTGCAAGCCCGAGACCATCCAGTGCGTGGCGTGCCTGTCCACGTTCGCCAGCCACGGGGACTTCGAGAGAGCCCTGGCTG GGGTCAGGGCAGCCTTGGCCGtcctgcagcagcagcggcgcGACGAGATCCGCTGCATGGAGTGCGGCCAGACGTTCTCCGCGGCCGACGAGCTGAAGAAGCACGCCGGCTCCCACCAGAGGGTGCTCAAGTGCGCCGAGTGTGGCATGGGGTTCCGCTCCGCGCTCATGCTCATGTCACACATGGGCGGCCATGCGGGACAGCGACCCTGTCTCTGCCAGAAGTGCGGCCTGGGCTTTCCGCACCAACAAGGCTACGACCTCCACCTCAAGGACTGTGGCGTCATCCCACCTCCAAAG GTGAAAAAGACAAAGCCTGCTCCAAAAAAGACGGCGAAGAAATCTCACACCATTGCCCCTAAAGACACTACACCCACTCCACCCCAAAGCAAAGTGAAGGAAACGAACACAGTAAATGTGCCACAGACGCATCCACCTGAGCCAGCGATGCCCGCTGTGCCAGCGATGCCCGGCCAGCCAGCAGAGGGGGCGTGGCAGCTCCGGCTGGACAAGACTCCTCCCCCTAACACCCCGCTGGTAGTGTTTCTCCCCATGTCTGCTCCGGTCCCTTCCAACCTGACGGTTAGCACTGCTGAACCCCAGACGTTAGTCCTTACAGATCAAAACAGTGTTGCTGCTTCGCTCCAGCCTCCACAAACCCAAGACAGTCGTGCAAATATGGTTCCAAACCCTGTGTTGGAAGCCGCTGTACTGGACAAAACTGCAGCTCCGCTGGCTTTTCCGTGtgagcagcagcagctacagaAACTTCCCCAACCTTGCCTTAATACTCCTGTGATCAAGAAGGAACCAGAAATCCCAGGTTACTCAGAAGCATGCATCTCCTCATGTTTTGGAAATATATGTGATGTAACAAGTACGGTACAAGttaagaaagaggagagaggaccgAAATCAGATGAGGTTTGGGTTAGTGAAGAAAAATGGACAACTCTGAAAGGAGAGATTAAGCTTAAAGATGAGTTCAAATCATCAGATTTAAAGACTGAAATACAGTTGGAAGATTTACGTTTGCCAGCTGTAATAAAGAAGTCTGATGCTTTTGGTGACGACAGTGGACAACATCTGGAACGATCAAATCTGTTAATGTCAGATGTGAATATTAGCAGTAGTGAAAATCTGGAGCAGTCACATCTGTTGATCACAGATGTCCGCAGTGAAAGCCGTGTTGAAGATTGTTTCAAGAGCACAGGGGAGCGGACACGACAGGGCGAGACGGAAACATCCTCTCAGGCTCCTGGTCATCTTGACTCTCCTTTGGACCTAAGGTTGACCGTTAACCACTCCGATAGAAGCCCTGAAGCACAGAGTGAGGAAAATACAATTGGCAAAGTGAATGGAGAAACTGTTGCACAGGGTCACAGTCGCCATGAATTGGAAGCAAATAAGAAAGTTACTGAAGACTCTTATTTTACCTCAGTGGAAGTAGACCTCAGGGACGAACAcagagatgaggatgaggaggaggagggagagccgCACGAGTGTGTGACCTGTGGCAAGATCATTCTGGAAGGTGACCTGATCGAGCACTACATGGAGCATGCGATGCAAGGTGACCAAGACCTGGCCAAAAGCCCCACTCTTCCTCCGTCCCCCGCTGGGTCTCTGCTGTCGTCCACCTCCTCCTACTCGCCCTCAGTTTCAGCGTTCTCCTCCCCCAATGCAACCCCTCCAGCCAGTCCGCCCAGTAAGAGATTACGGTCCAGTGTTAAATAG